In the Scylla paramamosain isolate STU-SP2022 unplaced genomic scaffold, ASM3559412v1 Contig1, whole genome shotgun sequence genome, TGTCTTAATTCATAAACTTCtctttcattataatttttcacGGCATTCTCTTTGCTCAGcccatgaaataaaaataagaacagtttttacatattttcacaaGGGTTTTCAATCATTTTCTCTTCAAAAATCTGTGTTAATTTATAAACTTCTCTATCATCACAAACGTAACCTCTGTGCATCTCTCTTTGCAGTATAATCAAcgggtttgctctgcccctgaAGGCGGAGCACAAACAGTTTTTGATTAAGGTGCTCATTCCGCTGCACAAAGTGAAGTGTTTGAGTCTGTACCACGCCCAGCTAGCCTACTGTGTGGTGCAGTTCCTGGAGAAAGACCCCACTCTCACCGAGCCTGTCATTAAGGGCCTGTTGAAGTTCTGGCCCAAGACGTGCAGCCAGAAGGAGGTATGGGGGTGTtacattaagttaagttaggttagattagattacgttacctgtctgtctaaaATATATGAgatttagtttagttaggttaggttaccagCCTGTTGAAGTTCTGGCCCAAGACGTGCAGCCAGGAGGTATGGGGgtgttacattaagttaggttaggttaggttacgttacctgtctgtctaaaATATATGAgatttagtttagttaggttaggttaccagCCTGTCTGTCTAGAATGTAGGaaatttagttaggttaggctgggttaggttaggttaggctggttTAAgtttagatcaggttaggttaggttaggttaggttaggctgggttaagtttagatcaggttaggttaggctgggttaggttaggttaggttaggttacattgcCTGTCTGTCTAGAATATATGAgattttagttaggttaggttaggttaggctgggttaggtttagatcaggttaggttaggttaggttgatctGTAAAGTATAGTATTTTTAGTTAAGGCCAGATTAGATTGTCTGActgtagaatatatatatagttaggttaggttaggttaggttggccaTATATGGAGTGTGGAtgtagttaagttaggttaagtcactgAGCCTGTCATTAAGGGCGTAGTGAAGTCCTGGCCCAAGACTTGCAGGCATAAGGAAGTTTGGGGTgccagattaggttaggtgtatGAAAAACcacagaaatatataaaaagacatttaaaagcaaacaaacacccaaataacacaaaaaagacatgaaataaCGTACAAACAAAGCTTGAAAACACCAAACCaattaacaagaacaaaaaaataccttaaaaaacacaaaatacgtaaaaaaacacaaaacagtaaaaaaaaaatcccaagaaagcagaaataagcaaaaaaaaacacagacaaacaccaccaccaccaccgctaccaccaccaccaccttctcgtTAACCTGTCGTCGTCCCACAGGTGATGTTCCTTGGAGAAATTGAAGAAATCCTTGATGTGATTGAACCTTCACAGTTCGGCAAGATCCAGGAACCATTATTTAAACAGATTGCAAAGTGTGTGTCCAGCCCCCATTTCCAGgtaattatagtaatagtaatagtaataataatgtgtttgtgtgtgtgtctgtgtgtgtgcgtgcgtttaAATGCCTCTTGTTTTCTGTATTTGTTTGtgaatctttcttttctctgtgtttttgtccctcgtgtgtgtggtgtgtgtgtgtgtgtgtgtgtgtgtgtgtttaaatgtccctctttttctctatttgtgaatttttctctttctctgcatttctgtcttgtgtgtgtgtgtgtgtgtgtgtgtgtgtgtgtgtgtgtgtgtgtgtgtgtgtgtgtgtgtgtgtgtgtgtccgttcaTCCGTTCATCTTCCATATAACTTAATCTTTCAGTACAATTCTCATATTGAtaactaataccaccaccatcaccaccatcaccaccaccaccaccaccaccaccaccaccaccaccaccagcagcaccaccagcagcagtgaCAGTCATTGTTGTGTTTCAGGTGGCAGAGAGGGCCCTGTACTTCTGGAATAATGAGTATATTATGAGTTTAATAGAGGAGAATTCAAATGTTATCTTGCCCATCATGTTTCCTGCTCTCTACAGAATTAGCAAGGTAAGAAtattgatgttgatgatgattaatgatgatgatgatgatgactgatgatgatgatgattcttggaggtctgttattatttttatttattttcttgttttttattttattttatttttttgtgatttgaTATAAAGATTTGgtgtaatactactactactactactactactactactactactactactactactactaccactactaccaacacaaacaacaccacCTAAAAATCTTCCTACTTttccaactaccaccaccaccactaccaccattatatCCCTGTCTTCCCCCACAGGAGCACTGGAACCAAACAATTGTTGCTCTAGTATACAATGTGCTGAAGACTTTTATGGAAATGAATAGCAAGCTGTTTGACGAGCTTACTGCATCTTACAAAGCTGAGAGACAAAGgtgagacacagacacacacagacagagagagagagagagagacagagagagagagagagagagagagagactgtgtgtgtgtgtgtgtatgaaagatatgttgagagagagcgacagagagagagagagagagagagagactgcatttgtgtgtgtgagagaaagagagagagaaagactgtgtttgtgagagtgtgtgtgtgagagagagagagagagagagagagactgtgtgtgtgtgtgtgtgtgtgtgtgtataatagtaataataataataataataaacggctTATTATTTAGGCAGGTAACAAACTAGAAATGTAcaaagggggtggggaaatacttaacattaatcctaaaggtaagtttaatctagaagggactattgattgatgggtcgcaccatggtgggaatcgcgttgagtctgtaccggtccatgcgcggcgcctttaggggcgttatcttgttgtggtgtctggtggcacggaccgggcgaggcgcgtcgggcggcagcatgtttctgagacgtggatgatgcagtagtcccctcccaaacttctccagagcctctcggtgcctggtggatagtctggacagactcagggtggtcagggcttcttcataggtggtgtatgcagggccaaggatgaccctgcacgcccttttcctgcacactctctagctgtagctgttgagtgtgtgtgagggaggaggaccacgctggggaggcgtacatgagtctggggaggatgaaggtgaggtacacccccttaactcatctgtcagcgtccccagcgacctgagtctgcgcagcatgtacagcctgtaggtagctgatcttatggtgctggcgacatgctgcctccaggtcagctggtcgtccaccgtgactccgcgaagcttggcacatcggaccacctggagggggtgagggcccactgtgagctggggagggggcactggtatagaggaggtacagaaatgcatcaccacagttttggtGTGGTGATgcaggaaaggtttgacagatagcagcaaagtgatcgttcatctcctgagctgtgagattagcaggaagctgtgaggtgcaaggaagagatcaagtgtgcttttgtaggatTTAAACCTATTGTAattttaacagagagagagagagagagagagagagagagagagagagagagagagagagagagagagagagagagagattcaaaccTATTCTGACTTtaacagagagaagaagagagagagagagcgagacgaGCTTTGGAAGAAATTGCAGGCACTGGAACTGAatcaccaacagcagcagcagcagcagtgatgggGGGGGCAGGGAGCAGACACCCCccacaacaagaggaggaagaggaagaggaagaattgatTGCTGTCGATGTAACTGGGATTAAGTCAGTCAGCTGGCAAGTTAGTCGAGTCATTGAGACACGCAGACGTACAGATGTCTGAGTCTTCGTATCAGTAATAGAGAGAGCTAAACTTTTAAAACCCAAACGGATCcctatgtacgtatgtatgtatgtatgtatgcttctgtgtgtgtggacgtgtgtgtgtgtgtttgtgtatagcttgcgtatgtatgtgtgtgtgtgtgtgtttcggtatgtgtgtgtgtgtgtgtgtgtgtgtgtgtgtgtgtgtgtgtgtgtgtgtgtgtgtgtgtgcatgtgtcccagctccaccccaccccaccctagGCAGGCCCATAGAATCTTGTAGGCTCAATGTTGAAAACTTTATATATGTATTCACTAAATGGTAGCCAGGTTGACCGAttagcagcggcggcggcggcggcagcggcagcgagACTCAATTGCGACCCTAACCTGACCTGGCCTGACCCgacctccccccacccccccagaCCGGCCCTAACCTGACACTCCCTAATTTAGCTTCACCTTTtaccctgacctaacctgacctgaccccccCAGATCCCTAAATCTTGAGGTAACTAAGCCCAGAACCCTTAAAATTTGAAGTGACCTCCTGACCTGACCCTGTAGCTGAACTGAAACCTAAAATTTGCCCCAGTGACCTCAATGGGGAaaccttgacctgacctaacctagcttgacctaacctagcctaacatgACCTGAAGCAGACCAGACACcaagaaatattattattattattattattattattattattattattattattattattattattattattcattttttccattaattttcctCTTGTCACTTGTAAAgtcttaattattattttatttgtttgtttgtttgtttgtttgtttgtttgtttgtttgtttggcagTGAGAGGCTACATGacccctctcacacacactctctctctctctctctctctctctctctctctctctctctctctctctctctctctctctctctctctctctctctctctctctctctctctctctctctctctctctctctctctctctctctctccccccaccacccctaCCCCTCCCATTATCCCCTCAATAATTTTCATGACCCTTTATTagtgtgtacatatatatatattctgtggTCTGGGTGGCTTAACGGTCTCAGTGAGGGTCTTGTTGTTTGTCAGATTAtaaatggaaggcttaaattaATTGCtatgtgttttatttgtctgatttttggtgttttttttatctatttatttatttatttaattttttggtttattttttcgtttttatttattttttattttttcgtctcgtttcggcgttttttttacggttttttgtttttttcggggattttttgtggtttttggtttatttatccattgatttattcgtttatttgtgtatttattgttttattgttttatttatttattttcgggCATGCGCTGGcaggagtagaaggaaaaaaacgtaaacaagtgagatgatgacgatgatgctgatgatgttcGGGtcaaaaaaatactaaaaaacaaaaaaaagacaaaaatgagaaaaacaaaaacaaaaaaacacaaaaacgcaaGTCACGCTtcataaaaacgaaaaaaaaattaaaaaagtaaaaaaaaaagattcaaaaatttgtgattgtcaatttttgttttttatttatttttattattatttttttattaattcaattttttttccttttgattttttcCCCGCAATAgttagagagggaaaaacaaacggtagtattaatatatatgtcaaaaaaaacacccctttcaaaatgataataaaaaaaaacaaaaaaaatattaatgttttttttattcatacagaccacattaattatttttccattattattcattattatcatcattatttatcattattattattattattattattattattattattattattattattattatcatcgttattattactactactgccaccaccaccaccaccaccactactatttttcCAACAGAACCAAAACagtcaagatcaagattaagatctAGTCAAACACCCCCCCCtacccctcccatcctccctccttccctcccttccccccaccctacCCCCATGTATAGTTTATAGATAtttgagaaaaggaagaaaaccacAGTGATTTTTTCAATTGTGTTAATCTTATAATTAAAATGAATCATTCGATCACTTCCTTGtacatgcgtgtgtgtgcgtgtgtgtgtgtgtgtgtgtgtgtgtgtgtgcgtgtagagagagagagagagagagagagagagagagagggaggggggatttAAAGAGACAGGATTTAATTTTTTGCAAGCTTTTTTAAGTGCAATATttggacggagagagagagagagagagagagagagagagagagagagagagagagagagagagagagagagagagagagagagagagagagagagagagagagagagagagaacagtaacagaaaaaaatccagagagagagagagagagagagagagagagagaaacagaaaattcaagagaggtcgagagagaggtcgagagagagagagagagagagagagagagagagagagagagagagagagaaaaccccCACTAAaatttgacctgacctgacctaagtGGCACCCAGACCAATGCCTCACAGTGTTGCTCCTCTGGCCCTCCCTGTgccagtgtgtgcgtgtgtgcgtgtgttgcacCCTCTATGGAATAATTTACCAATATGTTATATCTTACCTTATTTTTGTCTGAttactgtgtgtgcgtgcgtgtgtgtgtgcgtgcgtgtgtgcatgttaAAGAGGGTCAGGTTCTGTACACTTAAGAATGGAGGGGTGGAGTTTAAAGGGTAGCAAAATagatatttgtata is a window encoding:
- the LOC135095793 gene encoding serine/threonine-protein phosphatase 2A 56 kDa regulatory subunit epsilon isoform-like produces the protein MKRTTLNELVDYITAGRGVLTEPVYPEIIRMIACNLFRTLPPSDNPDFDPEEDDPTLEASWPHLQLVYEFFLRFLESPDFQPAIGKRVIDQKFVLQLLELFDSEDPRERDFLKTVLHRIYGKFLGLRAFIRKQINNIFLRFVYETEHFNGVGELLEILGSIINGFALPLKAEHKQFLIKVLIPLHKVKCLSLYHAQLAYCVVQFLEKDPTLTEPVIKGLLKFWPKTCSQKEVMFLGEIEEILDVIEPSQFGKIQEPLFKQIAKCVSSPHFQVAERALYFWNNEYIMSLIEENSNVILPIMFPALYRISKEHWNQTIVALVYNVLKTFMEMNSKLFDELTASYKAERQREKKRERERDELWKKLQALELNHQQQQQQQ